A genomic segment from Nicotiana sylvestris chromosome 1, ASM39365v2, whole genome shotgun sequence encodes:
- the LOC138872617 gene encoding uncharacterized protein — protein sequence MGNCMEACLRREEIEESIHQELETEEKTSEILKAKKETEKKGNNSMRIKIVLTKEELEMLFLQLKLKEEKRLEDILGEIKRRRERRDSKWKPSLESITESPVPEIMDRS from the coding sequence ATGGGAAATTGCATGGAAGCATGTTTACGAAGGGAAGAAATAGAGGAAAGTATTCATCAAGAACTAGAAACAGAGGAAAAAACAAGTGAAATTCTCAAGGCCAAAAAAGAAACGGAGAAAAAAGGAAATAATAGTATGAGAATAAAGATAGTTTTGACTAAAGAAGAACTAGAAATGTTATTTCTTCAGTTGAAACTCAAAGAAGAGAAAAGATTAGAGGATATTTTGggagaaataaaaagaagaagagaaagaagagaTTCTAAGTGGAAACCATCTTTAGAAAGTATTACAGAGAGCCCAGTTCCAGAAATAATGGATAGATCATGA
- the LOC138872619 gene encoding uncharacterized protein — protein MNLDSACGVSCMAKPYSEILLLLNNFTANDHNWKGDGDSCKASKQKAVGLIELDDFSAMRAEIAKLANQMNRMIMQQTQQIHHESEKPAGEVVAEQSPPVVARPPPSFPQRLQKVKDNTAYKKFLDILKQLQINIPLVDILQETPKYAKYNKDIVANKTGLTEFETVALTKECSSRIQSKLPQKLKDPGSFTIQILIGKHAVRRALCDLGASINLMSLSVFKQLGLGEPRPTTVILQLANHSLAHPERVIEDVLVQVGSFIFPADFIILDYEPNQEVPFILGHPFLATGRDIIDVCEGKMTMRVGDRVEVFNVYKVLRLPTHYEELSMISVVESDATLLVPYMIPVDPVERVLIGDDEDSEDEMMGEIEQVLDMSCSYIQGFGKFEELDRPVTLTPPKPSIEEAPKLELKPLPAHLRYA, from the exons atgaatcttgattcagcttgtggggTTAGTTGCATGGCGAAACCATATAGTGAAATTCTACTCTTGCTGAATaacttcactgctaatgatcataacTGGAAAGGAGATGGGGATTCATGCAAGGCAAGTAAACAGAAGGCAGTCGGGTTGATTGAGCTTGATGACTTCTCGGCTATGAGAGCTGAGATAGCAAAATTGGCAAACCAGATGAATAGAATGATAATGCAACAGACACAACAAATTCACCAT GAATCCGAGAAGCCAGCTGGAGAGGTGGTTGCTGAGCAATCCCCACCAGTGGTTGCAAGGCCACCACCTTCGTTCCCTCAAAGATTGCAGAAAGTAAAAGATAACACCGCATATAAAAAGTTTCTTGATATTTTGAAGCAGTTGCAAATTAATATTCCGTTGGTTGACATCTTACAAGAAACGCCCAAATATGCAAAGTACAATAAGGACATAGTGGCAAATAAAACGGGGTTGACCGAGTTCGAAACTGTGGCACTTACTAAGGAGTGTAGCTCAAGAATTCAAAGCAAGTTACCTCAGAAATTGAAGGACCCAGGTAGTTTCACTATCCAAATACTGATTGGTAAACATGCAGTTAGGCGAGCCTTATGTGATCTTGGAGCGAGCATCAATTTAATGTCGCTATCGGTGTTCAAACAATTGGGGTTGGGTGAGCCACGCCCAACAACGGTAATCTTACAGCTAGCTAATCACTCCCTTGCTCATCCTGAAAgagtgattgaagatgtgctGGTTCAAGTAGGGTCTTTCATATTCCCTGCTGACTTCATTATCCTGGACTACGAGCCCAATCAGGAAGTCCCATTTATTTTGGGGCATCCATTCTTAGCCACGGGCCGAGATATTATTGATGTTTGCGAAGGAAAGATGACGATGAGAGTAGGTGATCGAGTGGAGGTATTCAATGTTTATAAAGTACTCAGGTTGCCAACTCACTATGAAGAGTTATCCATGATCTCTGTGGTGGAGAGTGATGCCACATTGTTAGTGCCCTATATGATCCCTGTAGATCCTGTTGAACGAGTGTTGATTGGGGATGACGAAGATAGTGAAGATGAAATGATGGGAGAAATTGAGCAAGTACTGGATATGTCCTGCAGTTATATCCAGGGGTTTGGAAAATTTGAGGAGTTGGACAGGCCTGTCACTCTGACCCCTCCTAAGCCATCTATTGAAGAAGCTCCGAAGCTAGAACTTAAGCCACTTCCAGCGCATCTGCGCTATGCTTAG